In the genome of Streptomyces sp. Q6, the window GTCACTGCGGCGGCGCGGGTCAGGGCGTCAACGGCTGGGACGGCTCGTACATCGGGAACTTCCAGGGCTCGTCGTTCCCGGACAACGACTACGCGTGGGTCAACGTCGGCAGCGGCTGGTGGACCGTGCCGGTCGTGCTCGGCTGGGGCACCGTCTCGGACCAGCTGGTGCGCGGCTCGGCGGAGGCCCCGGTCGGCGCGTCCATCTGCCGCTCGGGCTCGACCTCGCACTGGCACTGCGGCACCGTCCTCGCCAAGAACGAGACCGTCAACTACAGCCAGGGCGCCGTCCATCAGATGACGAAGACCAGCGTGTGCGCCGAACCGGGCGACTCCGGCGGCTCGTTCATCAGCGGTGACCAGGCCCAGGGCGTCACCTCGGGCGGCTGGGGCAATTGCTCCGGTGGCGGTGAGACCTGGTACCAGCCCATCAACGAGATCCTGAGCCGCTACGGATTGACCCTGCACACCGCCTGACCGGACCGGCCGCCTCGGTGCGGCGCGTCCTGGGCCGGATCCAGCGTGACGACCCGGTCCACGCGCGCCGCGCCACCGACCTGGACGACCGTCCCCGAGGCGGTCGTCCGGGACGCGCCGGTGACGGTCGCGGGCCGCCCGAGGCGGTCACCCATGTCCACGGCGATCCGGGGGACGCCCCGCTCGCCGAGGTGGGCGGCCAGGCAGGCGGTGCTGTTGGCGTTCGCGACGTCCTCCGGGACCCCGATCGACGGAGCGAACATCCGGGCCGCCGCCCGGCCGTCCGAGTCCGGCGGCGTATGGACGTACACGCCCAGGAGGCCGAACCGGTCGCACACCCGGCGGAGACGGTCGAGGTCCGGTTGCAGCGCGGCGAGCGCGGCGCGGCCGGAGACCGGGACGAGCATCCGCTCCCGGCCGAGCGCGGCCACCCGGACCTCCGGAGTCCGCGTGTCCGGCGTGAACCGCAGTGCCTGGTAGGTGAGGTGGCGCTCCGGGTCCGTGGCTTCGCGCAGCCGTACCGGCCCCGTCTCGAAGGTCGCGTCGACCTCGTCGCCGTCCGGCTTCGGGGTCGCCCGCCCGGCGAAGCTCTGGACCGGCGTGCGCAGGGTGAAGGCGCCGCCGCCCGTACGCCGTGTGAGGACCGCCAGAGCGGCGACGGTGCCGTGGCCGCACGCGGGCAGCTCGCCCGTGGCGGTGAAGAAGCGCAGGTCCGCACCGGTTCCGCCCGGTGCGACGCCCAGGAACACCGCGTGCGAGGTGCCGAGGAGTGCGGGGATCCGCTGCCGCTCGGCGTCGCTGAAGCGCGGGTCGTCGTCGAGTACGGCCGTGGGGCTTCCACCGCGTCCGTCCCGCAGGCAGGCGTGGACGACCGAGACCGGATGCGTTCGTTGACGAGTCATCAGTTCCCCTTCCCTTCATGCGCATTGCCCTCGCGCGTCACCCATGAAAGGTGTGGGCATGACAAGAATGTCAGGCCCCCCGCAGTACCCCCCACAGTGACGCAGGAGACCATCGTGACGTCGAGAAGACTCATCCGCAGGGCGACCCTTCCCCTGGGCGGCGCCCTCGCCCTGGTGATCGCGTTCGCGGGCGCCGCCGTCGCGGCCCCGCCGACGGCCCTGCCGGCCGCCGCCGACGCGACGGAGCGGACGTTCCAGCCCGCGTACGACTACGACACCGACGGCTGCTACCCGACCCCGGCCATCGGCCCGGACGGCACGGTCAACGGAGGTCTCGCGCCCAGCGGCGCGCTCAACGGGCAGTGCCGCGACGCCACGGACCTCGCCAACACCAACGGCTACGCGCGCGCCAAGTGCAACAACGGCTGGTGCGGTGTGCTGTACGGCCTCTACTTCGAGAAGGACCAGGCCGTGGCCGGCAGCGGGCTCGGCGGCCACCGCCACGACTGGGAACACGTGGTGGTCTGGGTGAAGGACGGCCAGGCGCGGTACGTCGCCACCTCCGCGCACGGCGCCTTCCATGTCTATCCGCGCGACCAGATCCGCTGGGACGGCACCCACCCCAAGGTCGTCTATCACAAGGACGGCATCAGCACGCACTGCTTCCGCCCCGCGACCTCGGGCGACGAGCCGCCCGAGAACCACCGGGGCACCTGGCAGTTCCCGGCACTCGTCGGATGGGAGGGCTATCCGGCAGGCGTGCGGGACAAGTTGAGCGGCTACGACTTCGGCAGCGCCACCTTCGGACTGAAGGACGCGAGCTTCGCGAGCCATCTCGCCGCGGCGCTGCCCTCCGGCGTCCCGTTCGATCCCCGGGCCTGAGCGCACCCGCCCCTTCCGCATTGTCGTCTCCTTGACGACAATGCGGGCGCGGACTTAGAGTCAGTATGACTTGAAAGCTGAGCCGTGCCTCACGAGGGGAACCGTCATGGCCGACATCATCAGGCGTCTCGGTCTGCGTCACCTGCGCTCCGCGCCGACGTCGCACGTGCGCCACCACCGCTCCGGGCGACTCGCGCACGACGGCGCCGGGGTGAGCTTCTGGTTCCGGCCGCTCGCCGCCGCGATCTCCGAAGTCCCGGTCGACGACCGGGAGTTGGCCATGACGTTCCACGCCCGCACCGCCGACTTCCAGGACGTCGCCGTGCAGGCGACCGTCACGTACCGGATCGGCGACCCGGCGGCCGCCGCCGCGCACCTCGACTTCTCGATCGACCCCGACACCGGAGCGTGGCGCGGCGCGCCGTTGGAGCAACTCGCCTCCCTGCTCACCGAGTCCGCCCAGCAGCACGCCCTCGACGTCCTCGCCCACACCCCGCTGGCGGCGGCGCTGACCGACGGCGTGCCCGCGGTACGGGAACGGATCGCGGCGGGGCTCGGCGAGGACCCCCGGCTGCCCGCCACCGGCCTGGACGTGGTCGCCGTACGGGTCATGGCGCTGCGCCCCGAGCCCGAGGTCGAACGGGCCCTGCGCACCCCGGCGCGCGAGCGCATCCAGCAGGAGGCCGACCGTGCCACGTACGAACGCCGGGCCGTCGCCGTGGAACGCGAGCGCACCATCGCCGAGAACGAACTCGCCAGCCGTATCGAACTCGCCCGCAGGGAGGAGCAGTTGGTCGAGCAGCGCGGCGCCAACGCCCGCCGCGAGGCGGACGAACAGGCCGCCGCCGACGCCATCAGGGCCCGCGCCGAGGCCGAGCGCACCGTTCGCATCGCGCGGGCCGAGGCGGAGGCCGCGCGCGAGGTCGGCGAGGCGCGCGCCCAGGCGCAGGCGGCCTGGCTGCGCGTCCACGGCGACACCGACACGGCGACGCTGCACGCGCTGACCGGCTCCCGGCTCGCCGAGAACCTGCCGCGCATCGAGAGCGTGACCGTCTCCCCGGACGTGCTGACCGGGCTGCTCGCACGGCTCGGCGCCGACCGGGGCGGTGCGGAATGAGCCTCGCGCCGCGCGCGGTCCTCGTCCACCGCACCACGGAGTACGAGGAGTTGCTGGCCCGGCACGGCACCCACGGTCAGGCCGCCTTCTTCCTCGCCGAGCGGGGCCGCTCCGTCGACGAGGTCGCCGAACGCCACCACCGCACCCGCAGGGCGCTCGCCGCGGCGGCCGCCGCGATCCCGCTGAACTGGCGGCAGGCGCACGTGGAACGCGCGGATCTGGACCGCTTCCTCTTCGCCGCGCAGGACGTCGTCGTCGTGGTCGGGCAGGACGGACTCGTGGCCAACGCCGCGAAGTACGTCGGCGACCAGCCGGTCGTGGGCGTCGACGCGGACCCCGGCCGCAACCCGGGCGTCCTGGTCCGGCATCGCACCGGTGATCTGCCCCGACTGCTGCCCGCCGCGCTCGCGCCGGGCACCGCCGTCGACGAACTGACCATGGTCGAGGCGGTCACGGACGACGCCCAGCGACTCGTCGCCCTCAACGAGATCTACGTCGGCGCCGCAGGCCACCAGACCGCCCGCTACCGCCTGGGCCTCGACGACGACGGGGGTGTCGTCGAGGCCCAGGCCTCCTCCGGGGTCCTGGTCGGCACCGGCACCGGCGCCTCGGGCTGGATCCGCTCGGTGTGGCAGGAACGCGGCGCGGCCGGCCGGCTCCCCGGGCCCACGGACCCGCGCCTGGTCTGGTTCGTCCGGGAGCCCTGGCCGTCACCGGTCACCGGCACGCGGCTGAGCGCCGGCGACCTGGGTGCCGGGACCCGGCTGACGCTCACCGCCGAGTCCGAGCGACTGGTCGCGTTCGGCGACGGCATGGAGGCGGACGCCCTCGAACTGACCTGGGGGCAGACCGTGCGCGTGGGGGCCTGCGGACAGCGGCTGCGCCTGGTGTCCTGAGCGGCGTCCCGGCGGGGGCGGAGGGCGCGCCGGGACAGGGCCTGGAAGAATATTCGGCGGGCCGCCCACCAGCTGAAATGTTCCGCCCCCGGCGAGTGTTGTGGGTGGTGGCGAGTACTCGTCGTTACATCGGTGCGCAGGGAGCGTCGTATGACACAGACAACCGAGAAGGCCGTCCTGGCAGGAGGCTGCTTCTGGGGGATGCAGGACCTGATCCGCAAGCAGCCCGGCGTGCTGTCCACGCGCGTGGGCTACTCGGGCGGTGACACCCCGAACGCGACCTATCGCGACCACGGGGACCACGCCGAGGCGATCGAGATCGTGTTCGACCCGTCGGTGACCAGCTACCGGGACCTGCTGGAGTTCTTCTTCCAGATCCACGACCCGAGCACCCGGGACCGCCAGGGCAACGACATCGGGCGCAGCTACCGCTCCGCGATCTACTACGCCGACGAGGCGCAGCACACGATCGCCCTCGACACGATCGCGGACGTCGACGCGAGCGGCCTGTGGCCCGGCAAGGCGGTCACCGAGGTGGAGCCGCTCGGCGACTTCTGGGAGGCCGAGCCGGAGCACCAGGACTACCTGGAGCGCTACCCGGCGGGCTACACCTGCCACTTCCCGCGCCCGGGCTGGAAGCTGCCCAAGCGCGCGGCCCAGGCGGGCTGAGCACTGCTGTCCCGGGGCCGTCGACCGGCCCCGGGCGGCCGGGGGTAGGTTCGAGCGGGGCGCGCGACCGGGTGCGCGGGAGGGAGTCGGCGCATGGTGGAGTGGCGAGCGATGGGGCGGGGCATACGGCCCGTCCCGCGACCGTGGGCCACGCCGCTCGTCTGGGCCGCCGCCTACGGCGGCGCGTTCGTTCTCGTGGGGGCCTTCGACGCGCTGGGCGTCCTCGACCGCACGGGCCTCGCCCTGCTGGTCCTCTCCCTCCTCGCCGCACTGCTCGGCCTGCGCGGCCGGCTGGTCGCGGCTCCGGGCACGGCATTCCTGTGCTGGACGTGCCTGAACGTCCTGGGCACCGAACCGACCGGGGAGATCTCCTGGGCGGGACACCGCGATCCGGGCTGGATGGCGTGCCTGCTCGCGGCCGCCGTCCTCGGCACGGTCGCGGGACGTCTGCTGCACGCCCGCGCGGCGTACCGCCGCGTCACGCCCGGCTGACGTCCCTCGTCCCAGAGCGCGGAAGGGCCCGAGCCGTGCGGCTCGGGCCCCTCTTTTGAGCTGTGGATCAGGCGGCCTGAGCTGCGCCCACGGTGCCGTGCAGGCGCGCGACGACCTCGGTCAGCTGCGCGGCGATCTCGGCGTCGTCGACCGGGTGGGTCTCGGCGAAGCGGGTCAGGGAGCCAGGGATGGACAGCTTGACGTCCTCCAGGACCTGGCCACCGGCGATGCCCACGGACTTGCGGGTCTCGTCCTGCGCCCACACGCCGCCGAACTGGCCGAACGCGGTGCCGACCACGGCGACCGGCTTGCCGCCGAAGGCGCCGGCGCCGTACGGGCGCGACAGCCAGTCGATGGCGTTCTTCAGGACGGCCGGGATCGTGCCGTTGTACTCGGGCGAGAAGAACAGGAACGCGTCCGAGTCCTGCGCGGCGGCACGCAGGCGAGCGGCCGCGGCCGGGACGCTGCCCTCGACGTCGATGTCCTCGTTGTAGAAGGGGATGTCGGCGAGCCCCTCGAACAGCTCGACCTCGGCACCTTCCGGGGCGAGCTTCACGGCCGCCTCGGCGAGCTGGCGGTTGTGCGAACCGGCACGGAGGCTGCCGACGAGCGCGAGGATACGGACAGACATGGGAACTCCAAGGGCTGAGACGCGGGGGTCATCACACGTGAGAACGCGAATGCATCGATCCGGACCGGGGTCCGTTTAAAGTCCTATCACTCTAACCGGACCACGGTCCAGTTGTTCCCGTGATGCTTTACGCTGTGTTCATGTCCCGCGCCCTGCCGCCCTTCCCGGCTCCGCAAGAGCCCGCAGAACAGCCCCAGTTGCTCGACGTCGGCACCGGCGCGGACGACGAGCGGGGCCTGCGCGCCGACGCCGCGCGCAATCGCGCGCGGCTGCTGGAAGCCGCGGCCCGGCTGATCGCCGAGCACGGTGCGGCCGGAGTCACCATGGAGGCCGTGGCCGCGGCGGCCTCGGTGGGCAAGGGCACGGTCTTCCGCCGCTTCGGCGACCGTAACGGCCTGCTCATGGCGCTCCTCGACCACTCCGTGAAGCAGTTGCAGGCGGACTTCCTCGGCGGTCCGGCGCCGATCGGGCCGGGGGCCCCGCCCATCGACCGGTTGCACGCGTTCGGCGCGGCGCTGCTGCGCCGGTCCGCGGAGCAGCTCGACCTCTTCCTCGCCGCTCAGCCCGACCCGACGCGCCGCTTCGCCCACCCCACGCACCGGCTGTATGTCACGCACGTCACGTACCTGCTGCGCCAGATCGTGCCGGACGCCGACTGCGAACTGCACGCCCAGGCGCTGATGGGATACCTCGACCCCGCCCTGCTCCACCACCTGACACAGCAGCGCGGGATGCCGCTGGAGCGGCTGGAGGCGGGCTGGACCGACCTGGTCGCCCGCGTCACGGGAACCACCGGCCGAGATCGGTGACGTCGGCGCGTCACGCCCGCCGGTAGAAGTAGCCGCTCCCGTGGGCCGCGCCCACGTTGTGCCGGATGCCGCTCCCGTCGCGGGTGAAGTACGACGCGTCGAGCGTCGCGTTGCAGTAACCGGGATTCGGCCCCACGAGCTTCGCGGCACCGACGTCGACGCGGCTGCCGCCGTTCGACGCGGAGGTGACCTGGGCCTCGTACGAGCAGGAGAGGGTGGGTAAGTCGGAGAGGCGCACCGTGCCCGACGACGAGATGCCGAGGGCGCCCGGCTGCCCCGTGTTGTACGACTCGCCGTACGTCCAGCTCCCCACGAACGACGACGGAACCGTGGCGTCGCCGCCCGCCGCACCGCCGCCGGCGCTCCCGCCGTCCGACGACCTGGAGCCGCCCGACGCGGTACCGCCGTCCGAGGTCGAACCGCCGCCCCCGGAGGTCGTGCCGCCCCCGCCCGTCGTGACGGCCGCTCCCTGCTCGGCGTCTTCGCCGTCGCGGCCGTCGTGGCCGTCAGCGCCGCCGGTGGCGTTCTGGCCCGCGTCACCCTTCTCGCTCGCGTGGGAGGACGCCCGAGGGCTCCTGCCGCCCCTGGTGGGGGAGTGGCCGGGTGACGAACTCGCCTCCGGGGTGGTCGATTTGGTGGCCACGGAGGACGGTGGAGCGGCGTGGGCGCCGCCGTCGTCGCCGAACGGTTGCAGCAGCGCGACCGTCCCGCCGCCC includes:
- a CDS encoding PhzF family phenazine biosynthesis isomerase, which translates into the protein MTRQRTHPVSVVHACLRDGRGGSPTAVLDDDPRFSDAERQRIPALLGTSHAVFLGVAPGGTGADLRFFTATGELPACGHGTVAALAVLTRRTGGGAFTLRTPVQSFAGRATPKPDGDEVDATFETGPVRLREATDPERHLTYQALRFTPDTRTPEVRVAALGRERMLVPVSGRAALAALQPDLDRLRRVCDRFGLLGVYVHTPPDSDGRAAARMFAPSIGVPEDVANANSTACLAAHLGERGVPRIAVDMGDRLGRPATVTGASRTTASGTVVQVGGAARVDRVVTLDPAQDAPHRGGRSGQAVCRVNP
- a CDS encoding NPP1 family protein → MTSRRLIRRATLPLGGALALVIAFAGAAVAAPPTALPAAADATERTFQPAYDYDTDGCYPTPAIGPDGTVNGGLAPSGALNGQCRDATDLANTNGYARAKCNNGWCGVLYGLYFEKDQAVAGSGLGGHRHDWEHVVVWVKDGQARYVATSAHGAFHVYPRDQIRWDGTHPKVVYHKDGISTHCFRPATSGDEPPENHRGTWQFPALVGWEGYPAGVRDKLSGYDFGSATFGLKDASFASHLAAALPSGVPFDPRA
- a CDS encoding SPFH domain-containing protein is translated as MADIIRRLGLRHLRSAPTSHVRHHRSGRLAHDGAGVSFWFRPLAAAISEVPVDDRELAMTFHARTADFQDVAVQATVTYRIGDPAAAAAHLDFSIDPDTGAWRGAPLEQLASLLTESAQQHALDVLAHTPLAAALTDGVPAVRERIAAGLGEDPRLPATGLDVVAVRVMALRPEPEVERALRTPARERIQQEADRATYERRAVAVERERTIAENELASRIELARREEQLVEQRGANARREADEQAAADAIRARAEAERTVRIARAEAEAAREVGEARAQAQAAWLRVHGDTDTATLHALTGSRLAENLPRIESVTVSPDVLTGLLARLGADRGGAE
- the msrA gene encoding peptide-methionine (S)-S-oxide reductase MsrA, with amino-acid sequence MTQTTEKAVLAGGCFWGMQDLIRKQPGVLSTRVGYSGGDTPNATYRDHGDHAEAIEIVFDPSVTSYRDLLEFFFQIHDPSTRDRQGNDIGRSYRSAIYYADEAQHTIALDTIADVDASGLWPGKAVTEVEPLGDFWEAEPEHQDYLERYPAGYTCHFPRPGWKLPKRAAQAG
- a CDS encoding NAD(P)H-dependent oxidoreductase, whose amino-acid sequence is MSVRILALVGSLRAGSHNRQLAEAAVKLAPEGAEVELFEGLADIPFYNEDIDVEGSVPAAAARLRAAAQDSDAFLFFSPEYNGTIPAVLKNAIDWLSRPYGAGAFGGKPVAVVGTAFGQFGGVWAQDETRKSVGIAGGQVLEDVKLSIPGSLTRFAETHPVDDAEIAAQLTEVVARLHGTVGAAQAA
- a CDS encoding TetR/AcrR family transcriptional regulator, which translates into the protein MLYAVFMSRALPPFPAPQEPAEQPQLLDVGTGADDERGLRADAARNRARLLEAAARLIAEHGAAGVTMEAVAAAASVGKGTVFRRFGDRNGLLMALLDHSVKQLQADFLGGPAPIGPGAPPIDRLHAFGAALLRRSAEQLDLFLAAQPDPTRRFAHPTHRLYVTHVTYLLRQIVPDADCELHAQALMGYLDPALLHHLTQQRGMPLERLEAGWTDLVARVTGTTGRDR